The Thermus brockianus genome window below encodes:
- a CDS encoding LptF/LptG family permease, with product MKTLDRYLLREALGLFGLGLLFIVLLFLAGAVYEVLAPLVAKGADPYTLLRYLLYRTPEAVARGAPVAYLFALLLLLSRMAEDSELKALLALGVRRERVLLPFLLLGGGIALFTFLLGESLVPRALAQGQDLLRRQVLERPRALLTPGATFQDAKGRVVYVGEVAGDRIGKLRVVSREEVLLAERGSFQGGVLRVEEGKRLTYEGDRPRTLTRFRQGELVLQDLTFEPWQNPANRMTLAELRQEVQRLRAQGMRAGLEATTYYRRFAEPVASMVFALFATGLAFYLLGGSRSLGLVGVAVLTFLYYATWSVGRIMGEQNALNPLLAAWGPNLAFGLLGLLLFLGGRR from the coding sequence GTGAAGACCTTAGACCGCTACCTTCTCCGGGAAGCCTTGGGGCTTTTCGGCCTCGGCCTCCTCTTCATTGTCCTCCTCTTCCTGGCGGGGGCGGTCTACGAGGTCCTGGCCCCCCTGGTGGCCAAGGGGGCCGACCCCTACACCCTCCTTCGCTACCTCCTCTACCGCACCCCGGAGGCCGTGGCCCGGGGAGCCCCGGTGGCCTACCTCTTCGCCCTTTTGCTCCTCCTTTCCCGCATGGCGGAGGACTCGGAGCTCAAGGCCCTCCTGGCCTTAGGCGTGCGCCGGGAACGGGTGCTCTTGCCCTTTTTGCTTTTGGGCGGCGGGATAGCCCTCTTCACCTTCCTCCTCGGGGAAAGCCTGGTGCCAAGGGCGCTCGCCCAGGGGCAGGACCTCCTAAGGCGGCAGGTCCTGGAAAGGCCCCGCGCCCTCCTCACCCCCGGGGCCACCTTCCAGGACGCCAAGGGGCGGGTGGTGTACGTGGGCGAGGTGGCGGGGGACAGGATTGGGAAGCTCAGGGTGGTCTCCCGGGAGGAGGTGCTCCTGGCGGAAAGGGGAAGCTTCCAAGGGGGGGTGCTAAGGGTGGAGGAGGGGAAGCGCCTCACCTACGAGGGGGACCGCCCCCGCACCCTGACCCGCTTCCGGCAAGGGGAACTGGTGCTCCAAGACCTCACCTTTGAGCCCTGGCAGAACCCGGCGAACCGCATGACCCTCGCCGAGCTCAGGCAAGAGGTCCAAAGGCTTCGGGCCCAAGGGATGCGGGCGGGCCTCGAGGCCACCACCTACTACCGCCGCTTCGCCGAGCCCGTGGCCTCCATGGTCTTCGCCCTCTTCGCCACGGGGCTCGCCTTCTACCTCCTCGGGGGGAGCCGGAGCCTCGGGCTTGTGGGGGTGGCGGTCCTCACCTTCCTCTACTACGCCACCTGGAGCGTGGGGCGCATCATGGGGGAGCAAAACGCCCTAAATCCCCTCCTCGCCGCCTGGGGACCGAACCTGGCCTTTGGCCTTTTGGGGCTTCTCCTTTTCCTTGGGGGTAGAAGGTGA
- a CDS encoding SDR family NAD(P)-dependent oxidoreductase: MLQGKAFLVTGAGGALARTLIPALHQAGARLFLSDPRLERMAERAQAVGARTFVADLTRLEEAEALARFVEREAPLYGAVHTVGGFAAGRFLDADPGLYDWMLDLNLRTTYNLLRAVLPYMEKRGEGFFAAIAAGPAWTGAGPGRALYTMAKTALASLLKSLQGEVEGVRFLVVYPMGTLDTEANRRAMPEADPSRWIAPELIAEAIVRAASARGGRFLELPIYPPL, encoded by the coding sequence ATGCTCCAAGGAAAAGCCTTCTTGGTCACGGGAGCGGGCGGGGCCCTGGCCCGGACGCTCATCCCCGCCCTGCACCAGGCGGGGGCGAGGCTCTTCCTCTCCGACCCCCGGCTTGAGCGCATGGCGGAAAGGGCCCAGGCCGTGGGGGCCAGGACCTTCGTGGCCGACCTCACCCGCCTCGAGGAGGCCGAGGCCTTGGCCCGCTTCGTGGAGCGGGAAGCCCCCCTCTATGGCGCGGTGCACACCGTGGGCGGCTTCGCCGCCGGGCGCTTTCTGGACGCCGACCCCGGGCTTTACGACTGGATGCTGGACCTCAACCTCCGCACCACCTACAACCTCCTAAGGGCCGTCCTCCCCTACATGGAAAAGCGGGGAGAGGGCTTCTTCGCCGCCATCGCCGCCGGCCCCGCCTGGACGGGGGCGGGTCCCGGCAGGGCCCTCTACACCATGGCCAAAACTGCCCTGGCGAGCCTCCTGAAATCCCTCCAGGGGGAGGTGGAGGGGGTGCGCTTCCTCGTGGTCTACCCCATGGGCACCCTGGACACCGAGGCCAACCGCCGGGCCATGCCCGAGGCGGACCCAAGCCGCTGGATCGCCCCCGAGCTCATAGCAGAGGCCATCGTGCGGGCCGCTTCCGCTAGGGGCGGGAGGTTTTTGGAGCTTCCCATCTATCCCCCGCTTTAG
- a CDS encoding VanZ family protein: MRPLFLLLALLHMGLLWWLSDQPQTGLGIPHPWDKGAHFLAYALLGLLLRLGLGRFPLAFLLGAAYGGVDEYHQSLVPGREAFGLDLVVDALGAFVGAKAGDRWEAPKTSRP; encoded by the coding sequence GTGCGCCCCCTTTTCCTCCTCTTGGCCCTCCTCCACATGGGCCTCCTCTGGTGGCTTTCCGACCAGCCCCAGACCGGGCTTGGGATTCCCCACCCCTGGGACAAGGGGGCCCACTTCCTGGCCTACGCCCTCTTGGGCCTCCTGTTGCGTTTGGGCCTGGGGCGCTTTCCCTTGGCCTTCCTCCTGGGGGCGGCCTACGGGGGGGTGGACGAGTACCACCAAAGCCTGGTTCCCGGCCGGGAGGCCTTCGGCCTGGACCTGGTGGTGGACGCCTTGGGGGCTTTCGTTGGGGCTAAAGCGGGGGATAGATGGGAAGCTCCAAAAACCTCCCGCCCCTAG
- the mce gene encoding methylmalonyl-CoA epimerase: MRLHHVGIAVEDLEAAKARYLLLGYRVVAAGEVPAQGVRVALLEAEGETLLELLAPLAPETPVGRFLAKRGPGLHHLAFATRDMEGELSRLKAAGARLVDEVPRPGFGGHRVAFLHPSFGLGVLWELVEA; this comes from the coding sequence ATGCGGCTTCACCACGTGGGCATCGCCGTGGAGGACCTGGAGGCGGCGAAGGCGCGCTACCTCCTTCTGGGCTACCGGGTGGTGGCGGCAGGGGAGGTCCCCGCCCAAGGGGTGCGGGTGGCCCTCCTGGAGGCCGAGGGAGAAACCCTTTTGGAGCTCCTCGCCCCCTTGGCCCCCGAGACGCCCGTGGGCCGTTTCCTCGCCAAGAGGGGGCCTGGCCTGCACCACCTGGCCTTCGCTACCCGGGACATGGAAGGGGAGCTCTCCCGCCTGAAGGCGGCGGGGGCGAGGCTGGTGGACGAGGTGCCTAGGCCCGGCTTTGGCGGGCACAGGGTGGCCTTCCTCCACCCCTCCTTTGGCCTTGGGGTCCTTTGGGAGCTGGTGGAGGCCTAG
- a CDS encoding FAD-binding dehydrogenase, whose product MDADVLVVGGGLAGLVVATEVAAKGRRVFLLEQEPYLGGQAYWSFGGLFLVDSPEQRRLGIRDSVELAFQDWLGAAGYHREEDYFGQLWAQAYLGFAAGEKRAWLASLGVRFFPVVGWAERGGGLATGHGNSVPRFHIVWGTGPGLLEPFLRRVEALSAEGRLRVFLRHRVEEVLVEGGRAVGVAGVVLEEDPKPRGAPTSRKPLRDFAFRAQAVVLATGGMGANLDLVRRHWPERMGKPPKRMLVGVPDHVDGSGLFLAERAGARLVNLDRMWHYPEGVENHSPIWTGHGIRILPGPSALWVDATGKRLPPPLFPGFDALETLRHLRHTGFDWSWFILDLRTLKKEFALSGSEQNPDLTGRRWLQVLKNRLLGPAAPVRAFLERGKDFLVADHLSDLLRKMDALAPGVLDPVRLEAEIRARDLELLNPFAKDGQVLALHAFRRYRGDRLFRVAKPAPFLSGKSPLVAVRLWTLTRKTLGGIQTDLKGRALTPRGEPLPGLFAVGEAAGFGGGGFHGSKALEGTFLGGCLFTGRQTAKALLEGLE is encoded by the coding sequence ATGGATGCGGACGTGCTGGTGGTGGGCGGGGGGCTTGCCGGTTTGGTGGTGGCCACGGAGGTGGCGGCCAAGGGCAGGCGGGTTTTCCTCCTGGAGCAGGAGCCCTACCTGGGAGGGCAGGCCTACTGGTCCTTCGGGGGGCTTTTCCTGGTGGACTCCCCCGAGCAGCGGCGGCTCGGCATCCGGGACTCGGTGGAGCTCGCCTTCCAAGACTGGTTGGGCGCCGCCGGCTACCACCGGGAGGAGGACTACTTCGGCCAACTTTGGGCCCAGGCCTACCTGGGCTTCGCCGCCGGGGAGAAGCGGGCCTGGCTCGCCTCCTTGGGGGTGCGGTTTTTCCCGGTGGTGGGCTGGGCGGAAAGGGGCGGGGGCCTGGCCACGGGGCACGGCAACTCCGTGCCCCGCTTCCACATCGTCTGGGGCACGGGGCCGGGGCTTCTGGAGCCCTTTCTCCGCCGGGTGGAGGCTTTGTCCGCCGAGGGGCGCCTTCGGGTCTTCCTCCGCCACCGGGTGGAGGAGGTCCTGGTGGAAGGGGGGAGGGCGGTGGGGGTGGCGGGGGTGGTCCTGGAGGAGGACCCCAAGCCTCGAGGGGCGCCCACGAGCCGCAAGCCCCTAAGGGACTTCGCCTTCCGCGCCCAGGCGGTGGTCCTGGCCACGGGGGGGATGGGGGCCAACCTGGACCTGGTGCGCCGCCACTGGCCCGAGCGCATGGGGAAGCCCCCAAAGAGGATGCTCGTCGGCGTGCCCGACCACGTGGACGGCTCGGGCCTCTTCCTGGCCGAGCGGGCGGGGGCGCGCCTGGTCAACCTGGACCGCATGTGGCACTACCCCGAGGGGGTGGAGAACCACTCCCCCATCTGGACGGGCCACGGCATCCGCATCCTTCCCGGGCCCTCGGCCCTCTGGGTGGACGCCACGGGCAAGCGCCTTCCCCCGCCCCTCTTCCCCGGGTTTGACGCCTTGGAAACCCTGCGCCACCTGCGCCACACCGGTTTTGACTGGAGCTGGTTCATCCTGGACCTGCGCACCCTAAAGAAGGAGTTCGCCCTCTCGGGCTCCGAGCAGAACCCGGACCTTACCGGAAGGCGCTGGCTCCAGGTGCTTAAAAACCGCCTCCTGGGCCCCGCCGCCCCCGTGCGGGCCTTTTTGGAGCGGGGGAAGGACTTCCTCGTGGCGGACCACCTTTCAGACCTCCTGCGGAAGATGGATGCCCTGGCCCCTGGGGTTTTGGACCCCGTGCGCCTCGAGGCGGAGATCCGCGCCCGGGACCTGGAGCTCCTAAACCCCTTCGCCAAGGACGGCCAGGTCCTCGCCCTCCACGCCTTCCGCCGCTACCGGGGGGATCGGCTTTTCCGGGTGGCCAAGCCCGCCCCCTTCCTTTCGGGGAAGAGCCCCTTGGTGGCGGTGCGCCTTTGGACGCTTACCCGCAAGACCTTGGGGGGTATCCAGACCGATCTCAAGGGGCGGGCCTTGACACCCAGGGGCGAGCCCCTCCCCGGGCTTTTCGCCGTGGGGGAGGCGGCAGGGTTTGGGGGCGGGGGGTTCCACGGCTCCAAAGCCCTGGAGGGCACTTTCCTGGGGGGGTGCCTCTTCACGGGGCGCCAGACGGCGAAGGCGCTTCTGGAGGGGCTAGAATAG